The Thermasporomyces composti region CTGCGTTCGGTCCGCCGCGCGAGCTGGCTGGAGGACATGTTCACCCGCTACGGCGACGCGGCCGACGCCAACACATGGAGCGGCGGTGACGGCACCTACTCGGCGAAGCTGCCGGACGGACGGCGGATCTGGATGTTCTCGGACACGTTCCTCGGGCCGGTCGAGCCTGACGGGTCACGACCTGACGCGGCGTTCATCAACAACTCGATCGTCGTCCAGGAAGACGGCGAGCTTCGCACCATCCACGGTGGCACCCGCGAGAACCCGGCCGCGGTCCTGGCGCCGGAGGACCCGAACGCGTGGTACTGGGTCAACGCCAACAACATCGCCGGCGGAACGCTCAACGTCATCTACCTCGAGTTCGCCAGGACCGGCAGCGGCATGTTCGACTTCGTCTGGCGGCGCACCGTCCTCGCCCGGTTCCACCTCGAGACGCTCGAGGTCCTCAGCGTGCACGAGCTCCCGTCCTCGGTGGAGAACCTCGAGTGGAACCCCTGGCTGCTCCGCGTGGGTCCGTACACGTACATCTACGGGGTCGAGGATCTCGGCCAGAAGAAGTACATGCGGATCGCCCGCGTCCGGGGCGACGACCTCCTCGGCCGGTGGGAGTTCTTCACCGGTGACGGCTGGTCGTCGGTCGAGGCCGAGTCGACTCGCGTGCTCGCGGACGTGAGCAACAGCTACAGTGTCACGCCGATCAACGGCGGCTACCTGCTCATCACTCAAGACACGTCCTTCCCGTTCAGCAACGAGATCGTCGGCTACTTCGCGCCGACGCCGACTGGCCCCTTCGGTGAGCGCACGGTGCTCTACCGGACACCGGAGACCGGCCCGGACGGGACGTACGGGAACCCCAACGTGATCATGTACGGCCCGCACGAGCACCCGCAGTTCCGTCGAGGCAACACGCTCGTCGTCTCCTACGACGTCAACAGCCTGAACCCGGACGACGTCTGGAACGACGCCAGCATCTACCGCCCGCGGTTCGTCGAGCTCACCTTCGCTCCGCGGTGAGAGGTCCCGACCGGCGTTGTCCATCTCCTGGGCACCGCATCCCCCTCTCGTGGGCGCCGCATCCCCCTCTCGTGGCCACGGCATCGACGGCCGTCCGCGTGGGAGTGTGAGAGTCGGTGTGAAGACGCGGACGCGGGTGGGCTGCGGGCGTCAGGCCGTGCCTTGAAGCCCCGCATCACGTGCTGTTATCTTCACAACCGAATTTCACAACGGCGTGATCGTGGAGGGGTCGGATGCGGGAGGCCCGGCCGACGAGTCGGCGGGCATGGATGGGTGTCGACATCGGCACCCAGAGTGTGCGCGTCCTCCTCGTCGACGAGAGCGGCGCCGTCCTCGGCCGCGGCAGCGTGCCTCTTCCGAGCCGACGCTTCGACGACGGCCGTCACGAGCAGGATCCCGAGACCTGGTGGAACGGGTTCGCGGAGGCCTGCCAGGAGGCGCTGGCCGCGGCCGGACCGGTCGAGGTCGCCGGTCTGGCGTGCTGTGCCACGTCCGGGACCGTGCTCCTCGTGGAGGAGACGCCCACCGACCCCGCCCGACCTCTCACGCCCGGGCTGATGTACGACGACGGCCGGGCGGTCGAGGAGGGTCGCCGCATCGAGGAGGAGCCGGCGCCCGTGTGGGCGGAGCGAGCGCTGCGCCCTCAGCGGTCGTGGGCCTTGGCGAAGGCGCTGTGGATGCTTCGCCGCACGCCGCCCCGCCCCCGGATGCGGCTGGCTCACCAGGTCGACCTGATCACCTCGCGCCTGGTCGGACGGCCCACCGCGGTCGACACCAGCCACGCCCTGAAGACCGGCGCGGACCCGGTGGACGTCCGCTGGCCGGCCGAGGACCTGCGGCGGCTCGGGCTCGACCCGGCCCTGCTCCCTGACCTCGTGCGGCCCGGCACCATCCTCGGCACGGTGTGCCCGGCCGCGGCGGAACGGACCGGCCTGGCGGTCGGTGTCCCGGTGGTCGCCGGGATGACCGACGGTTGCGCCGCCCAGCTCGCGGCGGGGGTGCTGCGCCTGGGCGAGTGGAGCTTCGTGCTGGGCACGACGACGGTGCTCAAGGGGGTGTCCGACCGGCTGCTCCACGACCCGACCGGCGCGCTGTACTCGCACCGCTCACCGGACGACCTGTGGTGGCCCGGCGGCGCCTCGAACGCGGGCGCGGGTGCCCTGAGCGCGGCGTTCGACCTCGACGACTTCCCCCGGCTGGAGCGGCTCGCGGCGGAGCGTGAGCCCGCTCGGTGCCTGGCGTATCCGCTGGTGGGCACAGGCGAGCGGTTCCCCTTCCGGCAGCCGGAGGCGGAGTCGTTCCTCGTCGGCGCGCCGGCCGACGACGAGGTCGACCGCTTCGCCGCGATTTTGCAGGGCGTGGCGTTCGTCGCGCGGCTGTGCCTGGACCACGTACGCGCGTTGGGCGCCCAGGTGGGGGAGCGTGTCGTCGTGACCGGGGGCGCGACCCGCAGCGCCTACTGGACCCAGCTCCAGGCCGACGTCCTGCGGCGCGAGGTCGCGGTGCCCGAGCACGCGGAAGGCGCGCTGGGCATGGCGCTCCTCGCGGCGGCCACCGAGACCGGGCTGGCGACGGCCGCCCAGCGCATGGTTCGACCCGCGCGCGTGTTCCAGCCACGCACGCACGCCGACGTCTTCGACGAGCCGTACGTCGCCTGGGTCGACGAGCTGGCTCGGCGGGGATGGATCGGCGACAGCCTGGCCGACGCCGCTCGTGCCGGCGCCGTGACCCCATGACGGGAGGAGCGACGTGACGCTCGTGTATCTGGTCCGCCACGGAGAGACGCCGTGGCACGCGGAGAACCGGTACTGCGGCCGGACTGACCTGCCGCTGACGGAGCGCGGCCGCCGGCAGGCCGAGGAGCTGGCCTCGTGGGCCGCCACGGCCGGCCTCGCCGCGGTCTACAGCTCGACGTTGCGGCGGGCGAGGGACACCGCGGCTCCCGCGGCGGCCGCCGCCGGTGTCCCGCACCAGGTGGACGAGCGTCTGGTGGAGCTCGACTTCGGCCTGGCCGAGGGCCTCACCTCCGCCGAGATGCGCGAGCGCTGGCCGGAGCAGCGGGCGGCGTTCGAGCGGGATCCCGTGGCGAACCCGCTCCCTGGCGGTGAGGACCCGAAGGCGGCGATCGCGCGCGGCTGTGAGGCGCTCGACGAGATCGTCGCCGCCCACCCGCGGGGCACGGTCCTCGTCGTCTGCCACAGCACGCTCCTCCGACTGGTGACCTGCGAGCTGGTCGGACTCGACCCGTCCCGTTACCGGGAGCTGTTCCCTCGCGTGGCCAACACCAGCGGCGCGGTGCTGCGCCACGACGAGGGCTGGGAGCTGGTGGAGTTCAACCCCTCGTTGCACACCCAATCGACTACGTCTCGTGACGCATTCACCGACGCCACGTGACGAGACGGTGGGACGGGCGTGAAGAATGCCTGATGATCACTTGCTCATACGTGATGGACGTGCCGAGGTAACGGCTCTTCTTGTTAAAGACTCTTGACTTCCGTGTGAACTAGGCCTCAACCTTGTGTGTCAACATCCGGTGCGGCCCGCCTCGGGGCCCACCGTCACGAGGACAGGCGCGTTTCGCGCCGTCTTTCCGGAGGTCCAGGATCGAGATGCACGACACGCGTTTCCACGGAAGCGGCGCCCCCGGCGCGCCAGGTGCGGGGAGCTCCTTCAGCCGCCGTCACGTCTTGCGGGCCATGGGCCTCGGTGCCGCCCTGGCCGCCGGAGCCCCGGTCCTCCAGGCCTGCGGTTTCGGCGGGACGGGCCAGAGCCAGGACTCCGAGGCGAACGAGGTGACCGGGAGCTTCGACTGGAAGAAGCACGACGGCAAGACCGTCCGGCTGCTCATGAACAAGCACCCGTACACCGACGCGCTCAAGGCCAACCTCGGCGCGTTCACGGAGAAGACCGGGATCAAGGTCGAGATCGACGAGTTCCCGGAGTCCAACTACTTCGACAAGGTCACCCTCGAGCTGCGCTCCAAGCAGGGCAACTACGACGTCTTCATGCTCGGCGCCTACATGGTCTGGCAGTACGGCCCGCCGGGCTACCTCGAGGATCTCAACCCCTGGATCCAGAACTCCTCCGCCACCCACGCGGAGTTCGACCCCGACGACTTCTTCCCCAACCTGCTGACCGCGGGTCAGTGGAGCTTCAAGAACGGTGACCCCCTCGGCGGAGACAAGCAGTGGATGCTGCCGTGGGGCTTCGAGACCAACACCATCTGCTACCGCAAGGACGTCTTCGACACGCTCAAGGTCCAGCCGGCGGAGACGTTCGACGAACTCATCGAGCTCGCCACCATGCTGAAGAAGGAGGCGCCGGCCGCGGGCTTCGACGGGATGTACGGCATCTCCGTGCGCGGCTCGAAGGAGTGGGCCACCATCCACCCGGGCTTCATGACGATGTACTCGCGGCTCGGCCTGAAGGACTTCGAGGTCGAGGGTGACCGGCTGGTCCCGAGGATGAACACGCCCGAGGCGGTCGAGTTCACCGAGAAGTGGGCGAAGATGGTCCGCGACGCCGGGCCGGCCGGGTGGACCTCCTACACCTGGTACCAGGCCTCCAGCGACCTGGGCGCCGGCAAGGCGGCGATGCTGTTCGACGCCGACATCGCGGCCTACTTCCAGAACGTCGACACGCCGGCCGCCGGCAAGCTCGCCTGGCACCCCGGCCCGAAGGGCCCGGACGGCTCGCTCGCCACGAACATGTGGATCTGGTCGCTCGGGATGAACTCCGCCTCGAAGAACAAGGAGGCGGCCTGGTGGTTCCTGCAGTGGGCGACCTCCAAGGAACACCTGCAGTACGCCGCGACCCAGCAGCAGCACATCGACGCGGTCCGGCAGTCGGTGGCGTCGTCGGCGGAGTACAAGGACCGGCTGTCGCAGGCCACCAACTTCATCGAGACCTTCGAGGAGGTCATCGACCACACCAAGATCCAGTTCACACCGCAGCGCAACTTCTTCGACGCGACCACCTCCTGGGCGGCGGCGCTGCAGCAGATCTACGGTGGCGCTGACGCCAAGACCACGCTCGACAAGCTCGCCTCGGACCTTGAGGAGAGGGTGAACGCCTAATGACGGCGACCGAAGCGCCCGGCCGACGCCGCGCCGGCGGCGTGGTCACCGACGCGCCGCCGCGAGTGGACACCGCGCCCGCTGTGTCCCGGCGTCGCCGGGCGCTGCGGCCCTACCTGCTCGCGGTGCCCGCGGTGCTGCTGTGCGTGGGCATCCTGTACCCGTTCTTCCTCGCGGTGGCGTACACGTTCTTCAACTTCTCCGACGCCAACCCGCAGCCCAGCTTCGTCGGCCTGAGGAACTACGTCGAGATCTTCACCAGCGGCTCGTTCTGGAACTCCGTCCGGGTCACGGTGCTCTTCGCCGCGGTGGCCACGACGGTCGAGACCGTGCTGGGGGTCGGGGTCGCGCTCCTGCTCAACCGGAGCTCGCTGATCGGCCGCATCTTCGAGCGAGTGCTCATCGTGCCGCTCATGGTGGCGCCGATCATCGCCGCGATCATGTGGAAGCTCCTCCTGCTGCCCGAGGTGGGCTGGGTCCGTCCCGTCTTGGAGGCCGTCGGCGTGACCGGCTACCGCGGCACCGACTCGCCGGTGTGGGCGTTCTTCTGGTCTGTCGTGGTCGACGCGTGGATCTACACGCCGTTCGTCGCCATCCTCGCGTTGGCGGGCTTGCGGTCGCTGCCGGCGTCGCCGTTCGAGGCGGCGGCGGTCGACGGCGCCGGCTGGTGGTTGACGTTCCGCCGGCTCACCCTGCCGATGCTGTGGCCGTACGTGCTGGTCGCGGTGATCTTCCGGCTGATGGACTGCCTGAAGGTCTTCGACATCATCTACGGCCTGACCACCGGCGGCCCCGGCGACGCCACCACGACGCTGCAGATCAACGCGTACCTGGAGGCGATCAGCTACGCCCGGTACAGCAGGGGCGTCACCTTCATGTTCATCCTGTGGATCGCCGTGTACCTGATCTCGATGGTCTTGGTGCGCTACCTCAACAGGATTCAGTCTCGGGCCGCGGGGGTGTGACCGATGCGCAGGATGGTGACCTCCACGCTCGCCAATCTGGCGCTGCTGCTGTACTTCGCGTTCTCGCTCGTCCCGGTCGCGTTCATCGTCGCGCTCAGCCTGAAGACCAACGCCGAGCAGACCTCGACGTACCTGTTCTTCACGCCGACGCTGGAGAACTACGCACGGGTGCTCGGTCTCGAAGGCGGCGGGTCGTCCTACGTGCGGTTCTTCCTGGCCAGCCTGGTCACCTCGGTCGGCGCCGTGCTGGTCTCGCTGGTGATCGGAATCCCGGCGGCGTACGCGGCCGCCCGCTACCAGTTCAAAGGCAGCGAGAACCTCATGTTCACGCTGCTCAGCTTCCGCTTCGCGCCTGAGCTGATCGTCATCATCCCGCTCAGCGTGATCTACCAGCAGCTTGGCCTCTACGACACGTTCGTCGGGATGATCTGGGTGCTCCAGCTGGTCACCATGCCGCTCGTGGTGTGGATCCTGCGGTCGTTCTTCCGGGAGATCCCGGCCGAGCTGGAGCAGGCGGCGTTGCTGGACGGCTACTCCCGTCGCCAGGCGTTCCTGAAGCAGGTGCTGCCGCTGGTGCGGCCCGGCATCGCGGCGGTGTGCCTGCTCGCCTTCATCTTCGCCTGGAACAACTTCATCTTCCCGTTCACACTCACCTCCAGTAACGCGCAGACGGTGACCGTGAGCTCGTTGGCGTTCCTGGGCGGGAACCAGGTGCGCTTCAACCTCGTCGCCGCCGGCGCGGTGATGGCGGCGCTGCCTCCGCTCATCCTCGCGCTCGCCATCCAGCGATACCTGGTTCGTGGCCTGTCGTTCGGGGCGGTGAAGGGCTGATGGCGACGATCGAGCTCGAAGGTCTCACGAAGCGGTTCGGCAAGGTCACCGCGCTCACCGACGTGTCGTTCACGGTGAACGACGGTGAGTTCTTCTGCCTGCTCGGGCCGTCTGGCGCCGGGAAGACCACGACCCTCAAGTGCGTCGCCGGCCTGGTCGAGCCGGACGGCGGGACGGTGCGCATCGACGGGGTGGACGTCGCCGACGTGGAGCCGACGCATCGCCACCTCGCGATGTGCTTCGAGAGCTACGCGCTCTACCCGCAGTACAACGTCTTCGACAACATGGCCTCGCCGTTGCGGTCCCCGCGCATGCGGCTGCCGGAGGCGGAGGTCAGGCAGCGGGTCAGCCGGGTCGCCGAGCTGCTCGGCATCGACCAGCTCCTGGATCGCTCGATCACCCAGCTCTCCAACGGCCAGCGGCAGCGGGTCGCGCTGGGGCGGGTGTTGGTCCGCCCGGCCCACGCCTACCTGCTGGACGAGCCGCTCGCCCACCTGGACGCCAAGCTGCGCTCCACCATGCGCGCGGAGCTCAAGGCGATCAGCCGAGGCGACGGAACGGCCGACGCCGGCCGGACCACGACCATCTACGTCACCCACGACTACGTTGAGGCGCTGTCCCTCGCCGACCGCATCGGCGTGATCCGCCATGGCCGTATCCTTCAGGTCGGCACGCCCACCGAGGTGTGGGCCAAGCCGGTGAACGCGTTCGTTGCGCTGGCGTTCGGCAAGCCGCGGATGAACATTCTCCAGGGCACGCTGGTGGCCCGCGACGACGGCGTACGCTTCGTCAGCCGGGACGGTGCCGTCGAGGTGCCGACGCCGGCGGTGGACGCTCAGCCGGGGGAGGCGGTCCAGTTGGGGATCCGGCCCCGGGACGTGACGCTGCACCTCGGTGCGGGGGACCCGCCACCAGGCCGCGTGCGGCTGGACGGCGTGGTCTACGTCCTGGAGCACCTCGGTCGGCAGACGGAGGTGACCGTCCAGATCGGGGAGAACCTCGTGTCGCTGGTCGCGTCACGGAGCGTGGCGCGGTCTCTGCGGCAGGACGACAAGGTGGGCATCCTCGTCGATCCCACGACGACGCACGTCTTCCTCGCGGGGGATGAAGGGAAGCGAGTTTCACGGTGACCGAGCAGCACAACGGCCGGGGCGGCCGCGTACGTTCGCCAGAGGAACGTCAGCGGCAGATCACCGACGTGGTGGCAGAACGCGGCAGCATCTCCGCGCAGGAGCTGGCCGCCATGTTCGGGGTCAGCGTCATGACCGTCCATCGCGACTTGGACGAGCTGGAGCGTCAGGGGGTCGTCCGCAAGTTCCGCGGTGGCGTCACCGCGCAGCCGTCGGGGGTCTTCGAGTCCAATGTGGCCTACCGGCAGAAGGCGATGCGGGAGCAGAAGCGCGCCATCGCCCGCCAGGCGGTTCGCCACGTCGAACCCGGCACGTCGATCATGCTCGACGACGCCACCACAACGGCGCAGATGATTCCGTTCCTCGCCGAGCTGACGCCGCTGCGGGTGGCCACGAACTACCTGGAGGCGATGCGTCAGCTCAGCCAGATCAAGGGCATCGGCCTCATGGCGCTCGGCGGTGACTACGACCCGCTGCACGACTCGTTCCTCGGCACGACGTGCCTGGAGTGCATCGACGCGTTACGGGTGGACGCGGTGTTCGTCTCCACCTCCGCGCTCTCCGGGAAGTACGCCTACCACCAGGAGGACCGCATCGTCGCCGTCAAGCGCAAGATGCTCGAGGTCGCGGCCAAGCGTTACCTGCTCATGGACCACAGCAAGCTCGGCAAGGTGGCATTGCACAAGCTCGTCCCGCTCTCGGCGTTCGACCTGGTGATCGTGGACGCGGGCGCGCCCGCGGAGGTCCTCGCGGACCTGGAGCGGAACAACGTCGCGTACGAGGTGGCCTCATGACCTGCGTCAAAGGCGTGATCCTCGACCTCGACGGCGTGATCGTCGACAGCGAGCACCTGTGGGAGCGCAGCTGGATCGACTGCTGCGAGAGTCGAGGCGGCACCTGGACCCACGAGGACACCACCACCTGCCAGGGGATGAGCGCGCCGGAGTGGGCTCGCTACCTCGCCGAGAAGGTCGGCACGCCCGACGAGGCGGAGGCCATCCAGGCCGAGTGCGTCGACTACGTCGTCGAGGCCATCCACGCCGGGCAAGCCCCGCTGCTCGACCGCGCCGACGACCTCGTCCTCAAGGTGAGCGCCCAGGTTCCGCTGGGTCTGGCGTCGTCAGCCGCCCGCCGCGTCATCGACGCGGTGCTCGAGCAGCACGGCATCGCCGACCGGTTCACCGCGACGGTGTCGAGTGAGGAGGTCCCGCGCGGGAAGCCGAACCCCGACGTCTACGCCGAGGCCGCGCGCCGGATCGGGATCACCCCCGACACCGGGATCGCGGTCGAGGACTCCAGCAACGGAATCCGCGCCGCGCACGCCGCTGGGCTGACCGTGGTCGCGATTCCCAACCAGCAGTACCCACCCAAGCCGGAGGCACTCGCCCTCGCGACGTACGTCGCCAGCGACCATGGCGACGCGCTCGACTACCTGCTGTCCCGACTGCGTTGACGGAGGCCGCCGTGACTCGCCTGTACAACGATCCCGCGAGGTTCAAGGACGACATGGTGGAGGGCTTCCTCGCCGCGTACTCCAGGTATGTGGAGCGGGTTCCCGACACCTCCGGGGTGATGCGCGCGGGAGGACCCAGGCCGGGCAAGGTGAGCGTGATCGTCGGTGGTGGCTCGGGCCACTACCCGGCCTTCTGCGGTCTGGTCGGGCCGGGCCTCGCCGACGGCGCGGTCATCGGCGACATCTTCACCTCCCCGTCCACCCAACAGGCCTACCGGGTGGGAAAGGCGCTCGACGGAGGCGCCGGCGTGCTGTTCAGCTACGGCAACTACGCCGGCGACGTGATGAACTTCGGGCTGGCCGAGCAGCGGCTGCGCGATGAGGGCATCGACTGCCGCACCGTGCTCGTCACCGACGACATCGCCTCGGCTCCTTCGGACAAGCCGGAGAAGCGCCGGGGCATCGCGGGCGACTTCGTGGTCTTCAAGGTCGCGGGCGCGGCGGCCGAGCGAGGGGACTCCATCGACGAGGTGGAGCGGCTGGCGCGCAAGGCGAACGACCTGACCCGCACCATCGGCGTCGCGTTCGCTGGCTGCACGTTCCCGGGCAAGGACGAGCCGCTGTTCCGGGTCGACCCGACGAAGATGGAGCTCGGCCTGGGCATCCACGGCGAGCCGGGGGTGCGGACCACCGACCGGCTGAGCGCGGCGGAGCTGGCCGGGGAGCTGGTGTCCGCGCTGTTGGCGGAGCGACCGGACGGTGCCGACGGCCGCGCCGCGGTGATCCTCAACGGGCTCGGCGCCACCAAGTACGAGGAGCTGTTCGTCCTCTGGAAGGACGTCGTGCCGCGGCTGCGTGAGGCAGGCGTCGAGCTGATCCTGCCCGAGGTGGGCGAGCTGGTCACCAGCCTCGACATGGCCGGCTGCTCGCTCACGATCTGCTGGCTCGACGACGAGCTCACCCCGCTGTGGGAGGCTCCCGCCGACACGCCGGCGTTCCGTCGTGGCTCGGTGTCGTCCGCGTTCTCGACGGGCGCTGGGGCGTCGACAGGATCGGCGACGTCGACGGCCGCGGTGCGGGCCGCGCGTGAGCGCCAGGCTGAGCGTCGCGTGGAGGAGGCGAGCCCGCAGTCGCGCGAGGTCGCCGCGACGGTCCGGCGCGCGCTCGACCGCATGCTCGAGGTGATCCGCGAGAACGAGGCCAGGCTCGGTGAGATCGACGCCATCGCCGGTGACGGCGACCACGGACGAGGCATGGTGCGCGGGCTGACCGCGGCGTGCGGGGCGGCGAACAACTCCACGTTGGGTGCCGGGCAGACGCTGCGGGCCGCCGGCGAGGCCTGGGCCGACAGCGGCGGCGGCTCGTCCGGCGTGCTGTGGGGCGCGCTGCTCCAGGCGATCGGCCGCGTGATCGGCGACCAGGAGGTCCCGGACGCCCGCACCGTGGTGGCGGCGCTGCGCGAGGCCACGGACGCCGTCACCCGGCTGGGTGGCGCCAACGTCGGCGACAAGACCCTCCTCGACGCGCTCGTCCCGTTCGTCACGACTCTCGACGAGCGCGTCGCCGCTGGTGAGGCTTTGGGTGCCGCCTGGCGACGCGCCGCCGAGGAGGCCACCGCGGCCGCGGAGCGCACCCGTGAGCTCGTGCCGAAGGTGGGGCGGGCCCGCCCGCTCGCGGACAAGAGCGTGGGCAACCCGGACCCGGGAGCGGTGTCGCTGGCGCTCTGCCTGACCGCCGTGGGTGAGGTGCTGAGCGGAGGTGAGCAGGCATGACGATCACGTGGCGGGTGGCTGTCGGGTCCGACGAGGCCGGTTACGAGTACAAGGAGGCGATCCGGCAGGACCTCGAGAAGGATCCGCGCGTGGAGCTGGTCCGCGACTTCGGCGTCAAGGCCGGCGAGGTCGTGGCGTACCCCGAGGTGGGTCTGGCGGTGGCGGAGGCGGTCGCCCGTGGCGAGGTGGACCGCGGGGTGCTCGTGTGCGGCACCGGGATCGGCATGGCGATCAGCGCCAACAAGGTCCCCGGCGTCCGAGCCACCACGATCCAGGACAGCTACTCGTGCGAGCGGTCGGTGCTGTCGAACAACTGCCAGATCATCACGTTCGGGCAGCGGGTGATCGGGCTGGAGCTGGCCCGACGACTGGTCCACGAGTGGCTCGGGTACGTCTTCGACCCCTCCTCGCCGTCGCAGGCGAAGGTCGGCGTGATCACCGCCTACGAGCAGAGGAGAGGCACATGACCCCGCCGACGTTTCTCGAGGCTCGCGCAGCCGTCGAGGTGTCCCTGCCGGAGGTGGCCGGATGAGCGACCTCACGCTCCAGAACGTGCGGAAGGTCTACCGCACGAAGGGACGGCCGGAGGTGGAGGCGGTCCGCGGCATGACCCTGACCGTGCGCAGCGGCGAGCTGGTGGGTCTGCTCGGGCCCTCCGGCTGCGGCAAGTCCACCACGCTGCGGATGATCGCCGGCCTGGAGGACGTCACGAGCGGTGACATCCTCGTCGGCGGCAGGTCGGTGGTGGGGTTGCCGCCCCAGCGGCGCAACATCGGTGTCGCGTTCGAGAACTACGCGCTCTA contains the following coding sequences:
- a CDS encoding dihydroxyacetone kinase family protein, which codes for MTRLYNDPARFKDDMVEGFLAAYSRYVERVPDTSGVMRAGGPRPGKVSVIVGGGSGHYPAFCGLVGPGLADGAVIGDIFTSPSTQQAYRVGKALDGGAGVLFSYGNYAGDVMNFGLAEQRLRDEGIDCRTVLVTDDIASAPSDKPEKRRGIAGDFVVFKVAGAAAERGDSIDEVERLARKANDLTRTIGVAFAGCTFPGKDEPLFRVDPTKMELGLGIHGEPGVRTTDRLSAAELAGELVSALLAERPDGADGRAAVILNGLGATKYEELFVLWKDVVPRLREAGVELILPEVGELVTSLDMAGCSLTICWLDDELTPLWEAPADTPAFRRGSVSSAFSTGAGASTGSATSTAAVRAARERQAERRVEEASPQSREVAATVRRALDRMLEVIRENEARLGEIDAIAGDGDHGRGMVRGLTAACGAANNSTLGAGQTLRAAGEAWADSGGGSSGVLWGALLQAIGRVIGDQEVPDARTVVAALREATDAVTRLGGANVGDKTLLDALVPFVTTLDERVAAGEALGAAWRRAAEEATAAAERTRELVPKVGRARPLADKSVGNPDPGAVSLALCLTAVGEVLSGGEQA
- a CDS encoding ribose-5-phosphate isomerase yields the protein MTWRVAVGSDEAGYEYKEAIRQDLEKDPRVELVRDFGVKAGEVVAYPEVGLAVAEAVARGEVDRGVLVCGTGIGMAISANKVPGVRATTIQDSYSCERSVLSNNCQIITFGQRVIGLELARRLVHEWLGYVFDPSSPSQAKVGVITAYEQRRGT